TAAGATAAGTTTACAGTTAATGCTGGTACATCCCAGACGTCAACATCTGAATCAAATCTAAATTTTTTGATATTGTTGTGAGAGGCATCTATCAACTGAAGATTCTGAAGATGATAGAACCATTTTGAAAAAGACTCGGGTATTGTTTGGAGATTAGAATGAGACATATTGTAAATAGATAGGACTGGAAAGTTCGAGTTTTTGACGTTTGGGGAAAATCCATTGTCCGATGGACTATCTTCTTTGTAAAAAAGACTTGTGAACATACATTTATGTTCTGCAGATGCAATTTTTGCATGAAAATCTTTGGAGGCTTGTTTTAACTGTTTTCTTTCCACGCGTGGCAATTTTAATCCAGAAAAAATCAATTCCACATCATTTTTCACTTCTGGAACTTTACTTTCTCTCATGTAGTATGATTGGATTAATTTACTGTAATCGGCACTGTCCTCAAACTCATATGTTGTATTTCTATCCACGTAGTAATTAATCGTATCCTCGTTTCCACAGTCATAATCTTGATCGATTGGATTTTTTGTTATCAGTATAAGATTTTTTACATCAACCACAATGATGTTGTTTCTGAAGACATAATATTCCAACTCGTCAGGTATGTCGCTCTGTTTCTCTAATCCAGAAAAATAGTCATCAAGTCTACAGTTTTCTACGCTTATTCCCCGAAGGTTGGTTGCTTTCATTGGCCAGTATAGAGATATGGTGGCAGCATCTTCGCATTTCACCGTAAAcgtgtatttgatattttgtttagcaAGATGATGCTTAAGCTCATCAAACTTCCATAGCCCAGAAAATTGCCGATTGACAAAACATTGTACGTACACTTGGAGTTGGTGCTTCCTTCTCGGAACGCAAAATTGTTCCCATCCTGAAGGCAAAAGCTGTTGGTCAGCTCTTTGGCGCTTTGGTCTTAGGCTTTGAAGTTGTTTAGTCGAAGTTACTGTCATAAACTGGAGAGTGAAGCACAAAGTTAGGGCGATTATTAGTCTGTAGTAGCTGATTCCCACTAGTATTTCGGTCTGACAATTGTTGGCTGACCCCATATTGAAGAGCAATTGCAAAGAGACGAACAAAAGTGGaatcaaaattgtaaatcaGTTTGTTAATCCTATATACTAATATAAACAGTCCCTTTAGACTACCGACGAAAACCGGGAATGCCCCGTTTGTATACAAGTAGATCCTGTTCTTTTCTTGTTAATTAGTCATCCGAGGCTTTTCTTACAATATCAAAGTCATAATCATCAATCAAGCCCAATAGTCGTCACGAAATTACACAAACTATGTGTTATTGTGAATAGAAAGTCTGCAGAATTCATTCATCAAAGAAGCGGATACACAATAAAGACTCACATTATAAAGACAAGTTATAGAACAAGGTGAGAGCTTGTACGTAAATTGACAGTTATAAAGACTTCATGGTCACGCTTCAATGAATTTTTGATTTACGCGCTTTTTTGTCCCGGCTTTCCAGGTTATAgggttaaaacaaattttaatcaaatatcagAATATCCGGCTGTCTTTACTTCCAAATTTATAAATCTAAATACATCTCCGCTAATTTATTACTGACAGGCTGTATTATAAAAGCGTCTGTGtgacatttttatcatttttatttaggTTCTTAAAagaatgcattgttttgaaaatattttggaaacccaaagaaaaataattatatttgcatAAACTGAGTTTTTTATTCACTTTAGCGTAATTCGCGTTCAGTTCTTTTTTTCAAGGACTTTTATAGTAAGCTTTAAATTTGTGTCTTCTTAAAGAAAATACTTttggtgaaaaaaatatgatacgtTGTTTTCAGAAAGTTTAGTttcaaaatatgacataaaaGTTTGCTTCTAAAGTGTTTATTGAAGAAAGAGTCAACACCGAACTGACAAAACAGAGTACAGGGAAGAAGAAATTGCAGAACAAGTTAAAATGTTGCTGAGTGATTATAATGCCCTCTTTCCAGAATAAATAAATGACCTTTTTCTTCAGGACACATAGGTCATTATCCTGTATATATGCCACATGtacatgcatcaaaatatataatttagttGGAAATAAAGATATACAAGATGACGTTTTGTGCCGTGTTTGATTGATTAGATCAATGATGCTTTTTGCTTTACATGCCAATACAAAAATAAAGCTCTTCATTCACTTCATCAAAAAATTATCGAGTCATGTCCAACTGAAGATGGAACAGATGACAAAAAATCCGGAGCAATCTCGTAAATCATCAATTTGATATGAATATGATATGAAtagttgaactgtgatgatgcAATTTCTCTGCATGCAGCATGCATTTAATGGACCAGGTGAATAAGAGACACATCCTTTATCATATGTCATTATTAGAAACTTGTTAGCCGTTGTCTGTTTCTATACGTTTTAGGAATGCTACTAGAATTTAAACAATACgcttaacaaacaaaaaattattgcatCCATTTATGAATAGCTGGGATTTGTTCATTACGTATGTAGTAAATATACTGATTTTACAGCATTTCAGATAATTAAGgaattcaatgtataatgaagggatattgaacaattttgaatcattttaagtTAGTTTAAATATGTATTCCTAAATAACAACGAAAATGAAATTAACCAAATTCACATTACTGACAACATATAAGAAGCCAGTAATTTTGCACCTTAAAATTTTCTAAAGAGTTAACGCCccttgattaaaaaaagaaagttttaattttgtccAAATATCTGcagtaaatgatttattttatttcatattttaaaagtagaatatttatgcatgttctaACCAAGACAGTTTTACGAATTTAAGTTACGTTTTACGGTAtcttaataaaatacatgttgCCCATAGAGTTCAATGAAAAATCTAAGTTggaccataatcaaaattttgataaatcttTTGTAGAGAATTTTATCTGATAACatcttcaaaatgatatcatgattaagaatatcggaTAATTCATTCATCAGGTAAAAAAATTGGTCGTTATTATTAATCGAATACTAGTACCTTTCAAATGTTCATGTATAGTAACCAAAAATTAAACTATCCCGCTTATTAATTagtaatttgagaaaaaaaatgcagaattatgaaattgatgttatatgattaaaaaaactgCTAACCTAGTCCTTAATCGTAGTTCGTTTTAAACTTAATGTATGCTTGGTTATTTTAAATTAACGGATTTTAGTCAAAAGACATAAATGCAATGAACTCATTTATTTTACAAGCCTACAGATGCCATGGCCTAAGATAATTATATGGATatcttcttaaaattaattttgatgtgTGTCAAAAAGCGATGTGGATCATTGTTCGttgaattcgtgggtacctgtCCACCACAAATTAACATTCTCCACGAATGAATAAATTGGGgttataaaatcatatttatatatgtaggTATTAGAATATACACGAAATTATGTCCCtacaaacatataaaatttcaaaaatataattaccaaaaatatgccttcccccccccccctccggcaaactcaaataaccgtcgaaACCCGTTTTGGAGAAGGAATTTTTTAAACCACGCATGTTTATATGTCAAACGTAAAGGACTTACAGTGCCCCAATAAAATCTAcgtttttgtttggttttgttttgttatttggttggttatttttttttcaaaatcgttCTTCCCCTTGGTCCAATAATGTACCAAAAGACTGTCTATAGGTAAAGGGTTTGAACTGGCTTTGAATAAATTCTATATCAACACAAACACACCTAAGTCACACGGAAACCTAACGatatatagtttttttcatATTGCCGTCAGTTTGGATTTTTTTAGGACTGTAATATCAGCTTGAAATTTAGATTGAAAATCAAGGGTAAAATTATATTGCGGTCATCTTTGTCTTAATTCTGATCAGTTCTTCAACTTACAATTTCACTATCAACAATCTACCAAAACAGCTCAATACAACTGTCAATGATGGAAACTTTCTCTAATTCTGCATCTGGCTTTATATACTCGATAAATAGATAATCAAGTTTCATCGTTTGCTATTTTGGTTGAAATGGCAAACTTAGGTACTTAAAGGTCGAACGCAAAACAGGATTAAATCgcaaaacaattttcatttttgagattCAGGCAATTTGGACAGTTCtggaaaaaaatcaagatgGCGGTTATGTGTGCATTGAGTATCATAATTATAACGAAGGGGGTGTGTCTTTTGATTATGGGGAAAGAAATAACGTGAGGTGCCTGTGCAGTCAAGGGCAAGGTCAAAGCAGAGCTCCCTTACGTGCATTTCAACCTAATGTCTTTTTATTGAAGTGGGCCTTTAAAACTATGACTAttctaaaaatgaattattaagtTTTCTTTACATAACGACCAAACatatatgaattttgttttcgatagaaatattgatgGTCCGATACACTGACGCTAGAGAGAAGACATTTCCTGAAATGTCAGGACGTTGCAATTCATCTTAAGTACAGTCTATAACCAAATCAGAGGCAGTTTTAATATAATGAcgttatatttcatttcataaagcataaataatttgaaaaatgttaacaaCATTTCCTTATTGCTTTAACATTTCCTTTTCTTTCTAGACTTATTTGGAAAGAATGATTATCTTTtgctttaataatttttgtgaaCCTTTCACATCATTTAATTATATTACTGATAAAAAAGGGTCGTTTGTAGACTTCAAATAACTATGCAACGTAAAGGAAATTGTGTAcgtttatttcaaaaatgaatcaattttttttagttcacAATCACCTATTTACTATCTCTTTCacctttttaataatattttacatatttaaaaaaccaaTAAGTTAAAATTGTTATTGTTGTACCTCATGTACAAATACTAATCTATGATTTTGAGCGAAAAAAAACCTGAACCGCACTTTTACAATATACCAAGTGACTATTAAAACCAAAGTTTACGACAAAGTTATTATCCTACGTGtcaattttaatgcaaatataagATAAATGGCAATGCGTGTCCTCGGATATATAGTCCTATGTGAATTATTGTTCGATATTGTGAAAACGAAAAAGAGCGATCTGCAtatcagatttttttgttttggattGTGTTTGTTAGTGATTTTCATTATCCAGTATCTTTCTGAaataatgcttttaaaaaattaagttttcgGTACATTTGtagtttgatttatttgagAATGATATGTTCCACACaatagaaatttgatttttgaattttaatttcacttgcatattttaattcttttcattGCAGAAGAATGACTGTGTGTTGATTTCACTGTACCAGAAAGATTGGACAGTCTACAAAATCTGAGacgttaatttaaaaaaacttcctTTTGCCCGAGTAGGAATGTGTGGTTACAAGAACATTAATTAGCGTTGGACATTTTAAACTCATTTGtttctttagtttttaattaaGTACCTCTCACAAAAAACTTTCAATGATGTAATATGtcttctaaaaataattaatttcacaacAATGCGTACATGGTGGTTAAGCATGGACAGAGCAACAgtatacacattttaatgacAACCAAGGTTAACGAAATTATTTAACGTGATGCtttttgcatttgtttttttaacataaaatgaacaaggtaCAGGAACGAAGCATCTGTTGGCCAGACATCGAACTTGGAAGGTTTCCGCACAAGGCATGACATTTATGCGTTTACATGCTTTTTGTATTAAATCCATGGGGGTCTCATCCTAACCTTGCTATTGCCCAGTGGTAACGTGTCTTCTAACGTTTACGCCCGTTAGTGTCAGCTGTACGCTAGTCACACGCAGACAACTACCGGCTTTGGACAGGATTTACCTGGAATTGCTCTGACATTACCGGTACACGCAGTTTCTTATGCACTTCTTTATCCGTCAAATTTGCCTGGTGACCATTgcttgttgttttgtttttgttttctgggttttttcgTTGTTTCgttatttacataaaatacaCTTTAATTCAGCAAGCGTGGAACGAGACTTTCATCAGCCgttttttttctgcataatTTCATAAGCGTACACATACACTGGTGTTAAGCCGATATGCGTACCATTTGGTACGCATATCAGAAGATTGCGACGACCTCTGCAGGTTCGTAAGTTTACAcaactctttttatttattcagatcGTATTTCAGCGGGTAAAACATCAGTGTTTGAAGGGCTAGCGGGTCTTCACATGTAGAAACCTATAAAATAATCCAAAACTGCATATTAATTGATGTTTTCTTCGTTAATGAAAATCCCGATGATATGCGTACATACGGCATGTTTATGTTTTTGGATACACGTAccatattttgatgatattgGTACCACCTACTCTCCtattatattttgtgttttcttattttcactGAACTGTGCGGTTTTGAGACGTTGAATACATTTgtgttatattgttttattatcgtTATCCCCAGAGCGTCAGTATGTTGAGAACTTGGACATATATCATTACTTTATAGTAGCGggaaataaacattcaaattttcaatatatcataCTATTGATCTCTTGTTTTCGGTCGGTCGGTTCAATCAGTTTTGATATACGCTTAATACTGAACCTCGATTCTGGCAATACTTTTTTTCAGAGAATTCAGAAACAAGAATGGATGAATCCCATGTAAGTagataatatttaaatagttGTCAAGAAATTATCCTATCTGTTTAAtgtcaattgttttaaaatgataaatacgcCGAGTTAAATTGTTTCATGCtttatcatttaaacacaattcaacattaaatggtaaatttttgaacaaaatattcttttatttgtCTATTGTTTCATTCGTTTGTAAGTGAAACAACAGTTAAACTTCGATATCTTgaacaccgatatctcgaatacaatggatatgtcgaagtgatttgtaattAACAACCACTCATTTTTTTAAGTATCGTATTCGTACCCTCAAaatctcgaatactcggatatctcgaagttataaacagtcccatctagttcgagataacgaagtttgattgtatttataaacaaaatcatttttcatacttgaatatttttttctgataaagaAATTGAAGGACTCTAAATATCTGTTATCATTCGGACTTGAATGTTGAATTTGGACTTAAATTAAGTGAGATTTTGGTAATCTGATGATTATATATCAGGCAATCTAAATCACCTGTATTTCTTTcttagatgattttttttcatttatagttttcatttaacaagttgttttaattttttttacgaaatacagttaaataagttataaatataaaattcccttgaaaaaaaaaaccaaatcaatTTGTATATAAGTGGTACGTATATCTTACCGATGGTACGCATATCcagaaattcttatttgttttatggtacgtacatgtatatctgtttTTGTAGGTACGCATATCATCggaattttaattaatgaagaaaatatcaattaatatgcAGTTTTAGATTATTTTATAGGTTCCTACATGTGTAGACTCGCTAGCCCTTCAAACACTGATGTTTTACCCGCTGAAATACgatctaaataaataaaaagagttgTGTAAACTTACGAACCTGCAGAGGTCGTCGCCATCTTATGATATGCGTACCAAATGGTACGCATATCGGCTTAACACCAGTGACATAAGCGTACACAATTCTGAGCAGTTTAGTGCAGTTCCAGTGATCTGCCTTTAATGTAAAATAGGATACACTTCAGTATATTCAATTGTTATATGCATTATAAACTAAATCAGAATATACTTTTCCCCTTTAAGTAAACGATACTGTTTTCAGTTATTTTACTCTTCATATTATTTGCAGAAAATGAAACATGTTCCATTTTTAGcgaatattttttgataagcGATTGAAAACGCTCCCAAAGAGCAATGTCAGAATAGATAAATCCATTAAAGCAGACTTCAAATATACCGGTATCGACTTGATGTTCAGGTAAGCaaatacagtgtatatttaTCTGTCATTTTGCCTAGTAATCCGGATCCATGCTTTGGTATTCAGCGAGCGGTTGTCTCTCGTTTCACAGTTCAACAAAAGAAACAGACTGCAATTCcgaatacttttttaaaacggttttcatGTTTCCATTACTGGAGATTTGGAGACAGTGTTGGTTCAAAAATcgttattacatatatataaaaatattcaaatttgtaaattaaaatattttgattttctctttactaaataatactTTACTACTAAACAtatcatatctgaaaatttagggaagattaatgatt
The nucleotide sequence above comes from Magallana gigas chromosome 2, xbMagGiga1.1, whole genome shotgun sequence. Encoded proteins:
- the LOC136272988 gene encoding uncharacterized protein, whose protein sequence is MGSANNCQTEILVGISYYRLIIALTLCFTLQFMTVTSTKQLQSLRPKRQRADQQLLPSGWEQFCVPRRKHQLQVYVQCFVNRQFSGLWKFDELKHHLAKQNIKYTFTVKCEDAATISLYWPMKATNLRGISVENCRLDDYFSGLEKQSDIPDELEYYVFRNNIIVVDVKNLILITKNPIDQDYDCGNEDTINYYVDRNTTYEFEDSADYSKLIQSYYMRESKVPEVKNDVELIFSGLKLPRVERKQLKQASKDFHAKIASAEHKCMFTSLFYKEDSPSDNGFSPNVKNSNFPVLSIYNMSHSNLQTIPESFSKWFYHLQNLQLIDASHNNIKKFRFDSDVDVWDVPALTVNLSYNNITDIKAKQIVKLAETKKLFVDFRNNPLNCSCTDTTKQLIALIKDKGKWSQPSYQRYSYIREMRCYYPDSLRGKQLLDLTNKDLDCEILVVEKMMVEGIACLGAVVGILVVIILFVVALVYCRRSRQRFVWNVDSLAGKSPANFSDPAEIYTVVIPGEKQQIPNIKIPSIL